The proteins below are encoded in one region of Bremerella sp. P1:
- a CDS encoding serine hydrolase domain-containing protein, protein MNVLSLRTCLFVLCALLVFVPSVFAQKTSGDSIAAAVQPYVDRHELAGAVMLVADKHKVRYEGAVGSADIDAGKAMQTDSMFWIASQSKPITAAALMMLVDEGKVNVDDPVEKYLPEFKGQMVIAERSDDHILLKKPQHPITVANVLSHTSGLPFASRIETPTLDRLPLADRVRSYAMTPLEFEPDTKYQYSNSGINTAGRIIEVVSGQTFETFLQERLFTPLGMNDATFWPTEDQAARIAKSYKPGSGGSGLEETTIGQLQYPLTDRKDRYPMPAGGLFATAMDLSRFYRMLANGGELDGRRYLSEEAVATMTSKQTGDLQNQYGFGFSTGDRVGHGGAYSTNSYLDKKQGLILIWLVQHAGFPGEGGKSQEAFRRAAIERLGPN, encoded by the coding sequence ATGAACGTCCTATCACTGCGAACTTGCCTGTTCGTGCTTTGTGCCTTGCTGGTTTTTGTACCTTCCGTATTCGCACAGAAGACATCCGGTGACTCGATTGCAGCGGCAGTGCAGCCGTACGTCGATCGCCATGAACTGGCTGGGGCGGTGATGCTTGTTGCCGACAAGCACAAGGTACGGTACGAAGGAGCGGTCGGATCTGCCGATATCGACGCTGGGAAGGCGATGCAAACCGATTCCATGTTCTGGATCGCTTCGCAGTCAAAGCCGATCACCGCTGCCGCGCTAATGATGCTGGTTGACGAAGGGAAGGTCAACGTTGACGATCCGGTCGAGAAGTATTTGCCGGAATTCAAAGGGCAAATGGTGATCGCTGAGAGAAGCGATGATCACATTTTGCTGAAGAAACCGCAGCATCCGATTACTGTGGCGAATGTCTTGTCACACACCAGCGGGTTGCCATTCGCTTCGCGCATCGAGACGCCGACGCTCGACCGGCTTCCACTGGCCGATCGAGTCCGCAGCTATGCGATGACGCCGCTTGAATTCGAACCGGACACCAAGTACCAGTACAGCAACTCTGGCATCAACACGGCCGGACGGATTATTGAAGTTGTATCCGGTCAGACGTTTGAGACGTTTCTACAAGAGCGGCTGTTCACACCGCTAGGTATGAACGACGCGACGTTCTGGCCGACCGAGGACCAAGCGGCCCGGATCGCCAAATCGTACAAGCCTGGTTCAGGTGGTAGCGGACTGGAAGAGACGACGATCGGCCAATTGCAATACCCGCTGACCGATCGAAAGGATCGTTATCCGATGCCAGCCGGAGGGCTGTTTGCCACGGCCATGGACCTGTCGCGATTCTACCGGATGCTGGCCAATGGAGGAGAGCTTGACGGGCGTCGTTACCTGTCGGAGGAAGCAGTGGCGACGATGACCAGCAAGCAGACTGGCGACTTACAAAACCAGTACGGCTTTGGCTTCTCGACGGGCGATCGCGTTGGCCATGGCGGCGCCTATTCAACTAACTCCTACCTCGATAAGAAGCAAGGCCTGATTCTGATCTGGCTGGTGCAGCACGCTGGTTTTCCCGGCGAAGGCGGCAAGTCGCAGGAAGCATTCCGCCGCGCGGCAATCGAGCGACTCGGACCGAACTAG
- a CDS encoding sulfatase family protein, giving the protein MFRKTSITLACLCIVIAAHVNSTATAAEKPNILFIFADDWGWGDLSCHGHPYVKTPNIDRLAKEGTDFHRFTVASGVCSPSRTAVMTGHFPARYNIDAHFAWVPQNQKRNMPDWLSPQAPLLPRFLQQAGYATAHFGKWHLANDMIPDSPLPSAYGYDEYGAFNCAGEQMPVHEDADNAIAFIEKSHRANKPFFINLWIHEPHTPFHTVPKYEWRFREMESRPDAIYASVLSHADDRIGQVLNTLDRLNLTDNTLVIFSSDNGPARAAGPTELSLQYDTATGAGWGIGAAKGITGGRKGYKSALFEGGIGVPFIARWPGKIAADKVDKTSLISAVDLLPTFCELAGASLPMDYKPDGISQVATLLGQPTTTRDSPLFWKMQSAWPIRKAQPYHWVSWAIVHDDWKLLANRDSTHIELYDITTDPYEKTDVSKENPEVVKLLLQEIDDWKETLPKSPSGHVFSKLRSRSPSE; this is encoded by the coding sequence ATGTTTAGAAAGACAAGCATCACACTTGCCTGCCTTTGTATAGTTATTGCAGCGCACGTTAATTCAACGGCAACTGCTGCCGAGAAACCAAATATTCTCTTCATCTTTGCCGACGATTGGGGCTGGGGAGATCTGAGTTGTCACGGTCACCCATACGTGAAGACCCCGAATATAGACCGCTTGGCCAAAGAAGGCACAGACTTCCATCGTTTTACGGTCGCAAGCGGCGTGTGCTCGCCGAGTCGGACTGCCGTCATGACGGGGCACTTCCCTGCTCGTTACAATATCGACGCTCACTTTGCCTGGGTACCGCAGAATCAGAAACGCAATATGCCTGACTGGCTGAGTCCACAGGCTCCTCTGTTGCCTCGTTTTCTTCAGCAAGCCGGATACGCGACGGCCCATTTTGGCAAGTGGCATCTGGCGAACGATATGATCCCGGATTCGCCTCTGCCGAGTGCCTACGGGTACGACGAGTACGGCGCTTTCAACTGTGCCGGTGAGCAAATGCCGGTTCATGAGGATGCCGATAATGCGATTGCGTTCATCGAGAAGAGTCATAGAGCGAACAAACCGTTTTTCATCAATCTGTGGATTCACGAACCTCACACTCCATTCCATACCGTTCCAAAGTACGAGTGGCGATTCCGCGAGATGGAAAGCCGCCCCGATGCGATCTACGCGTCGGTGCTGTCGCACGCAGATGACCGAATTGGCCAAGTGTTGAATACGTTAGACCGCTTGAATTTGACTGATAACACGCTTGTTATCTTCAGCTCGGACAACGGCCCTGCAAGAGCAGCTGGTCCTACGGAGTTGAGCCTGCAGTACGACACGGCAACGGGAGCCGGCTGGGGGATTGGTGCCGCGAAGGGAATCACCGGTGGCCGCAAAGGTTATAAGTCGGCGCTTTTTGAAGGGGGCATCGGGGTCCCGTTCATTGCTCGCTGGCCAGGTAAGATCGCGGCCGACAAGGTCGACAAGACATCGTTGATCTCGGCAGTCGATCTTCTGCCGACATTTTGCGAGTTGGCCGGCGCTTCGTTGCCAATGGATTACAAGCCGGACGGCATCAGCCAAGTAGCGACACTGCTTGGACAGCCGACGACAACACGCGACAGTCCGCTGTTTTGGAAGATGCAGTCTGCATGGCCAATTAGAAAGGCACAGCCGTACCACTGGGTTTCCTGGGCCATCGTTCATGACGACTGGAAACTACTTGCCAATCGCGATTCGACACACATCGAGCTCTATGACATCACCACGGATCCCTACGAGAAAACCGACGTTAGCAAAGAGAATCCAGAGGTTGTCAAGCTGCTTCTTCAGGAGATTGATGACTGGAAAGAGACCCTCCCCAAGTCGCCGTCAGGCCATGTGTTTTCCAAGCTGAGGTCACGGTCTCCCTCCGAATGA
- a CDS encoding alpha/beta hydrolase family protein: MVSEFTARISSLVLCIGLTGLFQSALAEDTFPPYQASDVPQTVADLWKDYDARHEPLDVKVIKEWKFDGVVTRYVTFKVGTFKGVDARIAAYYSFPDNGKKNAAFVWSHGGGQRAERSRGIYFAKQGFATVDINWLGRPMDAEINENTDWGKVDPTQGPQFYSKALRNGWKQNLLPDEFSLDPVPSPRNSNWFLLAVAARRAITFLEEQPEVNAQRIGLAGYSMGGMITSLTAIDSRVKAVVPFVGGTGFKYIDFPGGIEGSSIRQHFQHLELYKNTIDASAYWPLVKCPVMFISSSNDFHAAFERIYRSMALLPHSDWRVSTNIHQNHGPGPEQWVLLNLWFNQYLKGIEQKIPKTPVSTFKIDGSQATFTVTPADQDRLGSTDIYFSYDPNARTRFWNKAEAKRSGESWSVKLPVHDKLPLYVFAMCHYELPQTVLLERGETSTFVLNSIEQAVVPNTVDLKSLAKLPKTRNVLEDFSHGSQDWSSRDQRSISTYKFQSPDLDRSHGKKLSLTIDPHGKRLALRLSVGSRFLSRPENLGSFTCVKTIDGKGPQQVIIRREDFTSEDSKELEWSKITTFEITLVDLESRSKLDLTSKEGHAVLREIRLVD; encoded by the coding sequence ATGGTAAGCGAATTCACCGCGCGCATAAGCAGCCTTGTTTTATGCATTGGCCTGACGGGTCTATTTCAGTCCGCATTGGCCGAGGACACCTTTCCCCCGTACCAAGCCAGTGACGTCCCACAAACCGTGGCGGACCTGTGGAAGGACTATGACGCGCGACATGAACCGCTCGATGTGAAGGTCATCAAGGAGTGGAAGTTCGACGGGGTCGTCACGCGGTACGTGACGTTCAAGGTCGGTACATTCAAAGGGGTAGATGCGCGGATCGCGGCTTACTACTCATTTCCGGACAATGGGAAAAAGAACGCGGCATTTGTCTGGAGCCACGGCGGAGGCCAGCGAGCCGAAAGGAGCCGAGGGATCTACTTCGCTAAACAGGGCTTTGCGACCGTCGATATCAATTGGCTCGGTCGACCTATGGATGCGGAGATCAATGAGAATACGGATTGGGGCAAAGTCGATCCGACACAAGGACCGCAGTTCTATTCCAAAGCGCTCAGAAACGGTTGGAAACAGAATCTTTTGCCCGATGAATTCTCACTGGATCCGGTTCCCAGCCCGCGTAATTCTAACTGGTTTCTTCTGGCGGTCGCCGCTCGGCGAGCGATAACATTTCTCGAGGAACAACCGGAAGTTAACGCACAACGAATCGGTTTGGCTGGTTATTCGATGGGTGGCATGATCACATCGCTGACGGCGATCGATTCTCGTGTCAAAGCCGTTGTTCCCTTTGTTGGTGGCACGGGATTCAAATACATAGACTTTCCAGGTGGGATCGAAGGAAGTAGCATCCGGCAGCATTTTCAGCATCTGGAACTTTACAAGAATACCATTGATGCGAGTGCCTATTGGCCGCTGGTGAAGTGTCCAGTCATGTTCATTAGTTCCTCAAACGACTTTCACGCTGCATTCGAGCGAATCTATCGGTCGATGGCCCTTCTGCCGCATAGCGACTGGCGCGTCAGTACGAATATTCACCAGAACCATGGGCCGGGACCCGAGCAGTGGGTGCTTTTGAATTTGTGGTTCAATCAATATCTGAAGGGAATCGAGCAGAAGATTCCGAAGACCCCTGTTTCGACATTCAAAATAGACGGCAGTCAGGCAACATTCACTGTGACTCCGGCCGATCAGGATCGACTTGGAAGTACAGATATCTATTTTAGCTATGACCCAAATGCGCGGACGCGATTCTGGAACAAGGCCGAAGCAAAACGTTCTGGCGAGAGTTGGTCGGTCAAGCTGCCTGTGCATGACAAGTTGCCGCTGTATGTCTTCGCGATGTGCCACTACGAGTTACCTCAGACGGTACTTCTTGAGCGAGGTGAGACGTCAACGTTTGTGTTGAACTCAATCGAACAGGCGGTTGTTCCGAATACCGTCGATTTAAAGTCGCTGGCCAAGCTGCCAAAGACGCGCAATGTATTGGAAGACTTTAGTCACGGTAGCCAGGACTGGTCTTCGAGGGATCAGCGGAGTATCAGCACGTATAAATTTCAAAGCCCTGACCTCGACCGGTCGCATGGCAAGAAGCTTTCATTGACTATCGATCCGCATGGCAAACGCTTGGCGCTGCGACTGAGCGTTGGAAGCCGCTTCTTGAGCCGGCCAGAAAATCTTGGCAGCTTTACCTGCGTGAAGACGATTGACGGTAAGGGGCCACAGCAAGTGATTATTCGGCGAGAAGATTTTACAAGTGAGGACAGTAAAGAGCTGGAATGGTCGAAGATAACGACGTTCGAAATTACGCTTGTCGATCTCGAAAGCAGATCAAAGCTTGACTTGACATCGAAAGAAGGCCATGCCGTGCTGCGAGAAATTAGGTTGGTCGACTGA
- a CDS encoding c-type cytochrome, whose protein sequence is MFRAIPRFFLLAIVLGAANLSQAADSPLPGNHPLNERQVGDLLVSELRCAACHAGIQQDSVIEKLAPDLSQVGSRLSHDYIRRFIEAPSTAHQGTTMPDMLTSKSDEEKKVIAEALTHFLVAQSETAIQPDIERSSSLEKGKTLFHTVGCVACHGPREKPKQEVSQGERYEDEDLVEKPTFDPQAISLDHIAGKYHADSLSQFLFQPLNVRPTGRMPDMKLTREEADSIALYLAEQNSQPKSKLAPQPTLVAKGREYFTQLNCAACHTVSGISPAPKVVSLQEADWKRGCLSDTPGPNPRYELDESKAEAIAVSFREPAEPETDEGLLAKTLTAFNCIACHRRDEYGGIHPDYNPFFETTEKNLGDDGRIPPPLTGVEEKLQSLALKKVLFDGESVRPYMMTRMPQYGRDNLHHVPDLLQRLHAEKHPELVLSSPGEEPKISREEQKEIRAAARELLGDKGLNCVACHNFNGLPAPVNKGIDLLTMPQRLNKQWFHQFLRNPGAYRPRTVMPTAWPNGVAAYKNILDGDTDKQINAIWDYLSLGTSAPIPPGIQQVNTNLVVGDQARVYRGRSRVAGFRGIAVGFPEGLNYSFNAETGTLSAIWPGEFVRVNWSGQGAGDFNPAERAITLAQDVSFIHPGEEGEPWPLLPVMTKEAPVNPDPLYPKNLGYQFQGYFLDDNSIPTFLYRLGDIEIKDYSVATREKDTKRLKRRLTFDSPKPETILFRALTGEVARETEAIYRSGKLRLTFPKTDATLRPQTGDPEHSELLLRLSLPQGKSVIELDYELANE, encoded by the coding sequence GTGTTTCGAGCTATTCCAAGGTTCTTTCTGCTGGCTATTGTGCTGGGCGCAGCAAATCTCTCCCAAGCAGCTGATAGCCCACTTCCCGGTAATCACCCATTGAACGAACGTCAGGTGGGTGACTTGCTAGTTTCGGAACTGCGGTGCGCGGCCTGTCATGCTGGAATACAGCAGGACTCGGTCATTGAAAAACTTGCCCCTGATCTATCGCAAGTCGGATCGCGTCTATCGCACGACTATATTCGCCGGTTTATCGAAGCCCCCAGTACCGCGCACCAGGGGACAACGATGCCGGATATGCTTACGTCAAAATCGGATGAAGAGAAGAAAGTGATCGCCGAAGCACTCACTCACTTCTTGGTCGCTCAATCTGAAACGGCTATCCAGCCGGACATCGAACGAAGCAGCTCTCTTGAAAAGGGGAAAACGCTTTTTCACACGGTTGGCTGTGTCGCCTGTCACGGTCCACGGGAGAAGCCTAAACAAGAGGTGTCCCAAGGCGAACGGTACGAGGACGAGGATCTTGTCGAGAAACCGACGTTCGATCCGCAGGCGATCTCGCTGGACCATATTGCTGGCAAGTATCACGCTGATTCGCTTAGTCAATTCTTGTTTCAGCCTTTAAACGTCAGGCCTACCGGACGCATGCCTGACATGAAGCTGACCCGTGAAGAGGCCGATTCGATTGCCCTCTACCTGGCTGAGCAGAACTCACAGCCGAAGTCTAAGCTTGCCCCTCAGCCCACGCTGGTGGCCAAAGGGAGGGAGTATTTCACCCAACTAAACTGTGCCGCTTGCCATACGGTGAGTGGAATCTCCCCTGCTCCGAAAGTTGTGTCGCTACAGGAAGCGGATTGGAAACGTGGATGCCTGTCGGATACGCCGGGCCCCAATCCGCGTTATGAACTTGACGAATCCAAAGCGGAGGCGATTGCCGTTTCGTTTCGTGAACCGGCGGAGCCTGAGACGGACGAAGGGCTATTGGCCAAGACACTCACGGCGTTCAACTGTATTGCTTGCCATCGTCGAGATGAATACGGAGGAATTCACCCGGACTATAATCCGTTCTTCGAGACGACGGAAAAGAACCTGGGAGACGATGGCCGTATTCCGCCTCCGCTTACTGGTGTCGAGGAGAAGCTACAATCCTTGGCCTTGAAGAAGGTCCTTTTTGATGGCGAAAGCGTGCGTCCCTACATGATGACGCGAATGCCGCAGTATGGACGGGACAATCTTCATCACGTGCCTGATCTGCTTCAGCGACTGCATGCCGAGAAGCACCCCGAGCTTGTTCTTTCATCACCAGGCGAAGAACCCAAGATAAGTCGTGAAGAGCAGAAGGAAATTCGGGCAGCGGCCCGGGAGCTACTTGGTGATAAAGGTTTGAACTGTGTTGCCTGTCACAATTTCAATGGCTTGCCGGCACCGGTGAACAAAGGCATTGATTTGCTCACAATGCCGCAGCGTTTGAACAAGCAGTGGTTTCATCAATTCCTAAGAAACCCAGGTGCCTACCGGCCCCGAACGGTTATGCCAACTGCCTGGCCTAATGGGGTCGCCGCCTATAAGAACATTTTGGATGGGGACACAGACAAGCAGATCAATGCGATCTGGGATTACCTTTCCCTAGGGACATCGGCTCCAATTCCTCCAGGTATCCAGCAGGTGAATACCAACCTGGTTGTTGGAGATCAAGCAAGAGTGTATCGGGGCCGCAGCCGCGTTGCTGGCTTTCGTGGAATCGCGGTAGGCTTTCCAGAAGGGTTGAACTATTCATTCAATGCTGAAACGGGAACCCTTTCGGCAATTTGGCCTGGCGAGTTTGTCCGAGTCAATTGGAGCGGACAGGGAGCTGGCGATTTCAATCCGGCTGAGAGGGCAATCACTTTGGCCCAGGACGTATCATTTATCCACCCCGGAGAAGAAGGTGAGCCCTGGCCACTACTGCCGGTCATGACGAAGGAAGCTCCGGTCAATCCTGACCCGCTTTATCCGAAGAATCTCGGCTACCAGTTCCAGGGCTATTTCCTCGATGACAATTCCATCCCAACGTTTCTGTATCGATTGGGCGACATTGAGATCAAGGATTACTCCGTGGCGACTAGGGAGAAGGACACCAAGCGGCTGAAACGCCGGTTGACGTTCGATTCACCCAAGCCCGAAACTATTCTATTCCGAGCATTGACTGGCGAGGTTGCACGAGAAACGGAAGCAATTTATCGAAGTGGCAAGCTGCGATTGACCTTTCCGAAAACAGATGCGACTCTGCGACCGCAGACAGGCGATCCGGAGCATTCGGAACTGCTACTGCGTTTGTCGTTGCCCCAAGGTAAGTCGGTGATCGAGTTGGACTATGAGTTGGCAAATGAATAA
- a CDS encoding DUF7133 domain-containing protein, translating to MNKYWQHLAFALLAVSLNFGTVCAEDVGDRWGTQQREREYYPIVNIPMPKDSVIEAGAFTMLPNGKMAVGTRRGDIYIISGIDAEKPNPSYELFASGLDEIFGLIWDGNGFRVTQSCELTRVSDTNNDGKADRFETLSDGWGYANYHEYAFGSELDPNGNQFIALGLSASYYSRALHRGMIMKVSPDGKTTAYASGLRSPGGIGFDEHGALFYIESQGPWNCSCSLKAVSPQSFHGHPASFEWYKYAPELGPVPKQPNSGTRIASESKRVEQLVPYAVVFPYIRMGRSITDFAVNNTQGKFGPFEGQMFMGDYTLSVVMRATTEEVNGVWQGACYPFREGLSTGILDVAFTPEGNLLCGGTNRGWPVRGIKPFALERIEWSGEMPFEINRITIEPNGFKLTFTKAVDQLSGQKAENYALSAFTHPYHAGYGGPEIEQQGCPVESVTLAEDGFSAIIQTGELKKGFVYEFDLAGLRSRDKEELLHKDAYYTVNEIPSR from the coding sequence ATGAATAAATACTGGCAACATCTAGCGTTCGCACTACTGGCTGTCTCTCTGAATTTTGGGACGGTTTGCGCCGAAGATGTTGGTGATCGATGGGGCACACAACAGCGCGAGCGTGAGTATTATCCGATCGTCAACATTCCCATGCCGAAAGACTCGGTTATCGAAGCCGGTGCATTTACCATGTTGCCCAACGGCAAGATGGCCGTCGGCACGCGGCGCGGTGATATTTACATCATAAGTGGGATCGACGCCGAGAAGCCCAATCCATCGTATGAACTATTTGCATCCGGCCTAGATGAAATCTTCGGTCTCATCTGGGACGGGAACGGGTTTCGCGTGACGCAAAGTTGCGAGTTAACGCGTGTCAGTGATACCAACAATGATGGAAAGGCTGATCGATTCGAGACCCTTTCCGACGGTTGGGGATACGCGAACTACCACGAATATGCGTTTGGATCAGAACTTGACCCGAACGGAAATCAGTTCATCGCCCTTGGGCTGTCTGCCTCTTATTATTCCCGTGCATTGCACCGCGGAATGATCATGAAGGTTTCGCCCGATGGAAAGACAACTGCGTACGCCAGTGGCCTGAGAAGTCCCGGCGGTATCGGGTTTGATGAACATGGTGCCCTGTTCTACATCGAAAGCCAAGGCCCCTGGAATTGCTCCTGTAGTCTCAAGGCCGTGTCGCCACAAAGCTTTCATGGTCACCCGGCTAGTTTTGAGTGGTACAAGTATGCACCAGAGTTAGGGCCGGTGCCCAAGCAACCGAATTCAGGCACGCGAATCGCGTCGGAGAGCAAGCGGGTCGAGCAATTGGTTCCTTATGCCGTTGTCTTTCCTTACATCCGCATGGGACGTTCGATTACCGACTTTGCCGTAAATAATACCCAGGGAAAATTTGGACCATTTGAGGGGCAAATGTTCATGGGCGACTACACCCTCTCTGTCGTGATGAGGGCAACCACGGAAGAGGTAAATGGTGTCTGGCAAGGAGCGTGTTATCCGTTTCGGGAAGGACTTTCGACCGGAATTCTGGATGTCGCATTTACGCCAGAGGGAAATCTCTTGTGTGGCGGAACGAATCGAGGATGGCCAGTCCGCGGAATTAAACCATTTGCATTGGAGCGAATCGAATGGAGTGGAGAGATGCCATTCGAGATCAATCGCATCACCATCGAGCCGAATGGATTTAAGTTGACATTTACGAAGGCCGTTGACCAGCTCAGTGGTCAGAAAGCAGAGAACTACGCGCTCTCAGCATTTACGCATCCCTATCATGCCGGTTATGGCGGGCCAGAAATCGAACAGCAAGGCTGTCCTGTCGAATCGGTAACGCTAGCTGAGGATGGCTTTTCCGCGATTATTCAGACTGGGGAGCTGAAAAAAGGATTCGTTTACGAGTTCGATTTGGCTGGGCTACGTTCTCGCGACAAGGAAGAACTCCTTCACAAGGATGCGTATTACACGGTGAATGAAATTCCAAGCCGTTAG